A genome region from Taeniopygia guttata chromosome 5, bTaeGut7.mat, whole genome shotgun sequence includes the following:
- the AP5M1 gene encoding AP-5 complex subunit mu-1 gives MALRALWLLRHDPAAGGAVLFSRRYPTVEVRAETFNGSTHVPIPSDSAFLKALLLELRLVDEHVFVEQRDTCTRINHSCVHSVSTAAGELWPVLAFRKSGLIYACVPLVEGTLEPRPPLLTVSGLSQGLALLLGIMDYVSPSRKNEAELSSKIGQLRNLLIQACPLGTPLNANIRSLNSSFEDIQEMPADKEQPAWRSNTYKGKPQVHVCITEKVKCMQYDQKDVVDTWQVYGAVNCKCDIEGSAPNVTLSLTLPTNAPPLQDIVVHHCVTSVDPAMLMSTSAEPLHDSVYNGPYKFPFIPPSDSFNLCYYTSQVPVPPILGCYQLVEEESQIKITVNLKLHESIKNSFEYCEAHIPFFNRGPIAQLEYKVSYGQLDLSREKSLLVWGIGQKFPKSLEVSLTGTVSFGTAGKEHPTDYVCTGNTAYVKLYFRIPDFTLTGCYVDQHSVQIFVPGKPKITASRELISSDYYIWNSKAPAPMVYKPLLD, from the exons GCGCTACCCCACGGTCGAGGTGCGCGCCGAGACCTTCAACGGCTCCACGCACGTCCCCATCCCCTCGGACAGCGCCTTCCTCAAGGCCCTGCTCTTGGAGCTGAGGCTGGTGGATGAGCACGTTTTTGTGGAGCAGCGGGACACCTGCACCAGGATCAACCACTCCTGCGTGCATTCCGTGTCCACCGCCGCGGGGGAGCTCTGGCCCGTGCTGGCCTTCCGCAAGAGCGGCCTCATCTACGCCTGCGTCCCGCTGGTGGAGGGGACCCTGGAGCCACGGCCACCCCTCCTCACCGTCAGCGGGCTCTCGCAGGGACTGGCTCTGCTGTTGGGCATCATGGACTACGTCTCTCCCAGCCGGAAAAACGAGGCTGAGCTGAGCAGCAAGATCGGGCAGCTCCGAAATCTGCTGATCCAGGCCTGTCCCCTGGGCACCCCCCTGAACGCCAACATCCGCAGCCTGAACAGCTCCTTCGAGGACATCCAGGAGATGCCTGCGGATAAGGAGCAGCCAGCCTGGAGATCCAACACCTACAAGGGCAAACCTCAGGTTCACGTCTGCATCACTGAGAAGGTCAAGTGTATGCAGTATGACCAGAAGGATGTGGTGGATACGTGGCAAGTTTATGGAGCTGTGAACTGTAAG TGTGACATAGAGGGATCTGCACCAAACGTCACCCTCAGCCTGACGCTCCCGACGAACGCGCCCCCGCTCCAAGACATCGTGGTCCACCACTGTGTGACCTCTGTGGACCCTGCCATGCTCATGTCCACCAGTGCTGAGCCTCTGCATGATTCTGTGTACAATGGACCTTACAAATTCCCTTTCATTCCTCCTTCAGATTCCTTCAACCTGTGTTACTACACTTCCCAG GTTCCTGTTCCACCAATTTTGGGATGTTACCAACTCGTTGAAGAGGAATCACagataaaaataacagttaatTTAAAGCTACATGAAAGCATAAAGAATTCTTTTGAGTACTGTGAAGCTCATATACCTTTCTTCAACAG GGGCCCCATTGCTCAGTTAGAGTACAAAGTTAGTTATGGCCAGCTGGATTTGTCCCGGGAGAAGAGCCTCCTGGTTTGGGGCATTG GACAGAAGTTCCCCAAATCTTTGGAGGTTTCCCTGACTGGAACTGTGTCTTTTGGCACCGCAGGCAAAGAGCACCCAACTGATTATGTGTGCACTGGGAACACTGCTTATGTAAAA CTGTATTTTAGGATCCCAGACTTTACACTTACTGGATGTTACGTAGACCAGCATTCTGTTCAGATCTTCGTTCCAGGGAAGCCCAAAATTACTGCAT cccgggaattaatttcttctgattACTACATCTGGAATTCCAAAGCACCAGCACCTATGGTGTACAAACCCTTACTTGACTAA